A region from the Rhodocyclaceae bacterium genome encodes:
- a CDS encoding ABC transporter permease — MRGESVASRVERGTFHAAVGTLSTIAIVLLIAPTLIVLLVSFTSGQSLRFPPPGWSLRWYQALLTDSPDLWRAATLSLQVAGMATAISTVLAVCGALALAREPRLWARFLDSVFMSPLMLPTLALGLGLLVWFNVFGTGVSMVTLVIGHTAITTPYILRTTCASLSQLDGVLLESAKSLGAGPLFAFRTVTLPLILPGVAAGAFIAFMMSFDNVAISLFLSDARSEVLPIRLWNIIESNLDVRAAAVSGVLIAVTTVLVIVMERVVGVSRHVR; from the coding sequence ATGCGTGGCGAATCGGTTGCCTCGCGTGTTGAACGCGGCACGTTCCATGCCGCGGTCGGTACGCTCTCCACCATCGCCATCGTGCTCCTGATCGCGCCGACGCTGATCGTGCTGCTGGTGTCGTTCACCAGCGGCCAGTCGCTGCGCTTCCCGCCGCCGGGCTGGTCACTGCGCTGGTACCAGGCGCTGTTGACCGACTCGCCGGACCTGTGGCGTGCGGCGACGCTGTCGCTTCAGGTGGCGGGCATGGCGACCGCGATCTCGACCGTGCTGGCCGTATGCGGGGCGCTCGCGCTGGCGCGCGAGCCGCGGCTATGGGCGCGTTTCCTCGACTCGGTGTTCATGTCGCCGCTGATGCTGCCCACGCTGGCCCTGGGTCTCGGGCTTCTGGTCTGGTTCAATGTGTTCGGTACCGGGGTTTCCATGGTGACGCTGGTCATCGGCCACACCGCCATCACCACGCCCTACATCCTGCGCACGACCTGTGCCAGCCTGAGCCAGCTCGACGGGGTGCTGCTGGAAAGTGCCAAGAGCCTCGGCGCGGGGCCGCTGTTCGCCTTTCGAACGGTCACCCTGCCGTTGATACTGCCCGGCGTGGCTGCCGGCGCGTTCATCGCCTTCATGATGTCGTTCGACAACGTGGCCATCTCGCTGTTCCTGTCGGATGCGCGCAGCGAGGTACTGCCCATTCGCCTGTGGAACATCATCGAATCGAACCTCGACGTACGCGCTGCCGCGGTGTCGGGCGTGCTGATCGCGGTGACCACGGTGCTGGTGATCGTGATGGAGCGGGTTGTCGGAGTCAGCCGCCATGTGCGCTAG
- a CDS encoding ABC transporter permease, whose amino-acid sequence MTPAPVQGEAVVLRRSPLRQWQLVLPLALFFGAFVLGPLALLGYVSLHTDVSLEEASLAQYTKFLADRFNLGVLGATLWLGLKVTLLTLLIGYPLAYLYSVSAPRWQGVLMLLIVLPLLTSAVVRTFAWLVILGRQGIVNELLVAIGLFEMPAKLLYTPTAVVVALAQIELPLMVLPIITVLAGIDPNLRQASLSLGAGSWRTFLRVILPLSAPGVLAGCLLVYASSVSAFVTQTLVGGGQQMFMPFYIYQQAIQANNYPFAAAIAMILLASVLAIVVTVNLLARRMRGMVHG is encoded by the coding sequence ATGACGCCAGCACCTGTCCAGGGCGAGGCCGTCGTGCTTCGCAGATCGCCGCTGCGGCAATGGCAGCTGGTGCTGCCGCTGGCGCTGTTCTTCGGCGCGTTCGTGCTCGGGCCGCTGGCCCTGCTCGGCTACGTGAGCCTGCATACGGACGTATCGCTCGAGGAAGCCAGCCTCGCCCAGTACACGAAGTTCCTCGCCGACCGTTTCAACCTCGGCGTACTGGGCGCGACGCTCTGGCTCGGGCTGAAGGTGACGCTGCTCACGCTGTTGATCGGGTATCCGCTGGCCTACCTGTATTCGGTCTCGGCGCCGCGCTGGCAGGGCGTGCTGATGCTGTTGATCGTCCTGCCGCTGCTGACCAGCGCCGTTGTGCGCACGTTCGCGTGGCTGGTCATCCTGGGCCGGCAGGGCATCGTGAACGAGTTGCTGGTCGCCATCGGTCTGTTCGAGATGCCGGCAAAGCTGCTGTATACGCCGACCGCGGTGGTCGTGGCGCTGGCGCAGATCGAGTTGCCGTTGATGGTGCTGCCGATCATCACGGTGCTCGCCGGGATCGATCCCAACCTGCGCCAGGCATCGCTGTCGCTGGGGGCGGGCAGCTGGCGTACCTTCCTGCGGGTGATCCTGCCGCTGTCGGCGCCGGGCGTACTCGCCGGCTGCCTGCTGGTCTACGCCTCGTCGGTGAGCGCCTTCGTGACCCAGACGCTGGTCGGCGGCGGGCAGCAGATGTTCATGCCGTTCTACATCTACCAGCAGGCGATCCAGGCCAACAACTATCCGTTCGCGGCGGCGATCGCGATGATCCTGCTGGCGAGCGTGCTGGCGATCGTGGTGACGGTGAACCTTCTTGCACGGCGCATGCGCGGGATGGTCCATGGGTGA
- a CDS encoding ABC transporter ATP-binding protein, whose translation MQSETPPNDDRSSSAVVLDRVTHRYGAFTAVQDIQLEIRAGEFLALLGPSGCGKTTLLRIVAGLIRQSEGHVTIGGEIVDALPPNERGAGIVFQSYALFPHMTVAANIEYGLRARGMPKAERAGVVERMLALVRMREHAARYPRQLSGGQQQRVALARTLAVSPKVLLLDEPFGALDKNLRLGMQIEVKRLQRELGITTVMVTHDQEEALGMADRIAVMSEGRVEQLGTPEQIYDRPRSLFVAHFVGTANLFGGRLEREGDRFAVQLAAGGRLQLDDPGPCSRPGQVSVSVRPEHLVFVPPADGTINATVEFALPLGPTVVHELALDNGDRVKVTVARTGAHAWLAPGTRTGLAVAPGAPVAVFQA comes from the coding sequence ATGCAAAGCGAGACACCCCCCAACGATGACCGGTCGTCCTCCGCGGTCGTGCTGGACCGGGTGACCCATCGTTATGGTGCATTCACCGCGGTGCAGGACATCCAGCTCGAGATCCGGGCCGGCGAGTTCCTCGCACTGCTCGGCCCGTCCGGGTGCGGCAAGACGACGCTGCTGCGCATCGTCGCCGGACTGATCCGGCAGAGCGAGGGCCATGTGACGATCGGCGGCGAGATCGTCGACGCGCTGCCGCCCAACGAACGCGGCGCCGGGATCGTATTCCAGAGTTATGCGCTGTTCCCGCACATGACCGTCGCGGCGAACATCGAGTACGGCCTGCGGGCGCGCGGCATGCCGAAGGCGGAACGGGCTGGCGTGGTCGAACGGATGCTCGCGCTGGTGCGCATGAGGGAGCATGCGGCGCGCTATCCGCGCCAGCTGTCCGGTGGCCAGCAGCAGCGTGTCGCCCTGGCGCGTACGCTGGCGGTCAGCCCGAAGGTGCTGCTGCTCGACGAGCCCTTTGGTGCACTCGACAAGAACCTGCGCCTGGGAATGCAGATCGAAGTCAAGCGGCTGCAGCGCGAACTGGGCATAACTACCGTGATGGTGACGCACGACCAGGAAGAGGCACTGGGCATGGCCGATCGCATCGCGGTGATGAGCGAGGGTCGCGTCGAGCAGCTAGGTACCCCGGAGCAGATCTACGATCGCCCCCGGTCGCTGTTCGTCGCCCACTTCGTCGGCACGGCAAACCTGTTCGGCGGCCGGCTCGAGCGAGAAGGCGATCGCTTCGCGGTGCAGCTCGCGGCGGGCGGACGCCTGCAGCTGGACGATCCCGGCCCCTGCTCGCGTCCCGGCCAGGTCAGTGTGTCGGTGCGTCCGGAACACCTGGTGTTCGTGCCGCCCGCCGACGGGACGATCAACGCGACGGTAGAGTTCGCGTTGCCGCTCGGGCCGACGGTCGTGCATGAGCTGGCCCTAGACAATGGCGACAGGGTAAAGGTAACGGTGGCGCGTACAGGCGCTCACGCATGGCTGGCGCCAGGGACGCGTACCGGCCTCGCCGTCGCACCAGGCGCACCCGTCGCGGTGTTCCAGGCATGA
- a CDS encoding extracellular solute-binding protein: MSIQLGRRRAVQGLAALGAVGASGGVGLSFGQTRSLSATTYFGAWETAHRGILVPAFQKASGVKQVNLVPSLAVDTVSRIVASPKKPPFDAIILDEGPYIAALANDIFEKVPALPNLKDIPKRFVDPRGLGVFVSAQILGITYNTERVKNPPKSWNDLLRPEYKGRIGLVGLGSTLGIAWMTELARVNGGGDDNLEPAFAWLKKVMPNVGAVAANPGALATMLAQGQIDITCHYNNNTGDLQAKGVPVKLVAPDSGFTMIRSTMHIVKNSPNADLAAEYLNQAISPSVQAAMAEAPNYLVPTNSRAPFSKGLQEYAKDMAVIEKMNTVDWAVVNPRRQEYIDRFNREVKA, from the coding sequence ATGAGCATCCAACTGGGCAGGCGTCGTGCAGTGCAAGGCCTGGCAGCCCTCGGGGCCGTCGGCGCATCCGGCGGCGTCGGTCTGTCGTTCGGACAGACCCGGTCGCTGTCGGCCACAACCTATTTCGGCGCATGGGAAACCGCGCACCGCGGCATCCTGGTGCCGGCCTTCCAGAAAGCGTCCGGGGTGAAGCAGGTGAACCTGGTGCCTTCGCTCGCGGTGGACACGGTATCGCGCATCGTCGCCTCGCCGAAGAAGCCCCCGTTCGACGCGATCATCCTCGATGAAGGCCCCTACATCGCGGCGCTTGCAAACGACATCTTCGAGAAGGTTCCGGCGCTGCCGAACCTCAAGGACATTCCAAAGCGGTTCGTCGACCCGCGCGGGCTCGGCGTCTTCGTCTCCGCCCAGATCCTCGGCATCACCTACAACACCGAGCGAGTGAAGAATCCGCCGAAGAGCTGGAACGACCTGCTGCGTCCCGAGTACAAGGGTCGCATCGGTCTGGTCGGGCTGGGCTCGACCCTCGGCATCGCCTGGATGACCGAGCTGGCGCGGGTGAACGGCGGTGGCGACGACAACCTCGAACCCGCCTTCGCGTGGCTGAAGAAAGTGATGCCGAACGTCGGCGCGGTGGCCGCCAACCCGGGTGCGCTGGCGACGATGCTCGCACAGGGACAGATCGACATCACCTGCCACTACAACAACAATACCGGCGACCTGCAGGCGAAGGGCGTGCCCGTGAAGCTGGTAGCACCGGACTCCGGCTTCACGATGATCCGCAGCACGATGCACATCGTGAAGAACTCACCCAACGCCGACCTCGCTGCCGAGTACCTGAATCAGGCGATCAGCCCGTCGGTACAGGCGGCGATGGCCGAAGCGCCGAACTATCTCGTCCCGACCAACTCGCGCGCGCCGTTCAGCAAGGGCCTGCAGGAGTATGCCAAGGACATGGCGGTCATCGAGAAGATGAATACGGTCGACTGGGCCGTGGTCAACCCACGCCGCCAGGAGTACATCGACCGATTCAACCGGGAGGTCAAGGCCTGA
- a CDS encoding superoxide dismutase [Fe] (SodB; iron binding; present under aerobic and anaerobic conditions; destroys free radicals): MEHTLPALPYAMDALAPHISKETFEYHYGKHHAAYVTNLNNLIKGTEFESMGLEDIIRKSSGGVFNNSAQVWNHTFFWNSMKPAGGGAPSGALAAAIDKKFGSYDGFKDAFTKSAVGNFGAGWTWLVKKADGSVDIVNTSNAGTPLTTGDKALLTIDVWEHAYYIDYRNARPKFVETFLSGLVNWSFAEKNFG, encoded by the coding sequence ATGGAACACACCCTGCCCGCCCTGCCGTACGCGATGGATGCACTCGCCCCGCACATCTCGAAGGAGACCTTCGAGTACCACTACGGCAAGCATCACGCGGCCTATGTGACCAACCTGAACAACCTGATCAAGGGCACCGAGTTCGAGTCGATGGGGCTCGAGGACATCATCCGCAAGTCGAGCGGTGGCGTGTTCAACAACTCGGCGCAGGTCTGGAACCACACGTTCTTCTGGAATTCGATGAAGCCGGCCGGTGGCGGTGCACCGTCGGGCGCGCTGGCAGCAGCGATCGACAAGAAGTTCGGTTCGTACGACGGATTCAAGGACGCGTTCACCAAGAGCGCGGTGGGCAACTTCGGTGCCGGCTGGACCTGGCTGGTTAAGAAGGCCGACGGTTCGGTCGACATCGTCAATACCAGCAACGCCGGCACACCCCTGACCACTGGCGACAAGGCCCTGCTGACGATCGACGTGTGGGAACACGCGTACTACATCGACTACCGCAATGCCCGTCCGAAGTTCGTCGAGACGTTCCTGTCCGGCCTGGTCAACTGGTCGTTCGCCGAGAAGAATTTCGGCTGA
- the rpmG gene encoding 50S ribosomal protein L33, giving the protein MRDKIKLESSAGTGHFYTTTKNKRTTTEKIEMKKFDPVARKHVMYKETKLK; this is encoded by the coding sequence ATGCGTGACAAGATCAAGCTCGAATCCTCCGCCGGAACGGGCCACTTCTACACCACGACGAAGAACAAGCGCACGACGACCGAGAAGATCGAGATGAAGAAGTTCGATCCGGTCGCACGCAAGCACGTGATGTACAAGGAAACGAAGCTGAAGTGA
- the rpmB gene encoding 50S ribosomal protein L28 — MSRVCQVTGKKPIGGNHVSHANNKTKRRFLPNLHYRRFWVESQNRWVRLRVSGAGLRTIDKNGIEAVLADLAARGEVI, encoded by the coding sequence ATGTCACGCGTCTGTCAGGTCACCGGAAAGAAGCCGATCGGCGGGAACCATGTGTCCCACGCCAACAACAAGACCAAGCGCCGGTTTCTCCCGAACCTGCACTACCGCCGGTTCTGGGTCGAGAGCCAGAACCGCTGGGTGCGGTTGCGCGTCAGCGGTGCCGGCCTGCGCACGATCGACAAGAACGGCATCGAAGCCGTGCTGGCAGACCTCGCCGCCCGCGGCGAAGTGATCTGA
- the radC gene encoding DNA repair protein RadC, protein MTPIKQWPSGERPREKLLARGADALSDAELLAILLRHGVRGHTALDLARDLINRFGSIGRLVLADECSFCAAPGLGPARFVEMQAMVAVVRRMLQETLRTSSVLDSPQQVRDYLKLSLAGREYEVFVAVFLDTQHRVLIDSELFRGTLSQTSVYPREVVKAALASNAAAVIFAHNHPSGIAEPSRSDEMLTRALKDALALVDVRVLDHFVVARGGVVSFAERGLI, encoded by the coding sequence ATGACTCCGATCAAGCAATGGCCGAGCGGCGAACGGCCGCGCGAGAAACTGCTCGCACGCGGCGCCGACGCCCTGTCCGATGCCGAACTGCTGGCCATCCTGCTGCGCCACGGGGTGCGCGGGCATACAGCGCTCGACCTCGCACGCGACCTGATCAACCGCTTCGGCAGCATCGGCCGCCTGGTGCTCGCCGACGAGTGCAGCTTCTGCGCGGCGCCGGGGCTGGGCCCGGCCCGCTTCGTCGAAATGCAGGCGATGGTGGCGGTCGTGCGGCGGATGCTGCAGGAGACGCTGCGTACCTCCAGCGTGCTCGATTCGCCGCAGCAGGTGCGCGACTACCTGAAGCTCAGCCTCGCCGGGCGCGAATACGAAGTGTTCGTCGCGGTGTTCCTCGACACCCAGCATCGGGTCCTGATCGACAGCGAACTGTTCCGCGGTACGCTGTCGCAGACCAGTGTCTATCCGCGCGAGGTGGTGAAGGCCGCGCTGGCCTCCAATGCAGCGGCGGTGATTTTCGCGCACAACCATCCGTCCGGAATAGCAGAGCCGAGCCGGTCCGACGAAATGCTGACGCGCGCGCTGAAGGACGCGCTGGCGCTGGTCGACGTGCGCGTGCTCGACCACTTCGTCGTCGCACGCGGCGGCGTGGTGTCGTTCGCGGAGCGGGGGCTGATCTGA
- the coaBC gene encoding bifunctional phosphopantothenoylcysteine decarboxylase/phosphopantothenate--cysteine ligase CoaBC gives MNPPRVDRLLLGITGGIAAYKTAELVRLLVGQGNEVDVVMTEAARQFVTPVTLQAVSGRPVWHDAWDPRVPNNMAHIELSRDKGLVLIAPASADFIAKLANGLCDDLLSTLCLARDCPLAVAPAMNRQMWENPATRRNIARLLDDGIEIWGPAAGDQACGEIGMGRMLEPAQLAERVVRSFTTKTLNGLRVLVTAGPTFERIDAVRAITNLSSGKMGYAIARAAWEAGAEVTLVSGPTSLDAPPVARFAQVSSAQDMLATVNAFVPDADIFVSVAAVADYHVLNPSDQKIKKDAHILTLELAPNPDILASVSALPDPPFCVGFAAESENLDEFAEAKRRRKNLPLLAANFVQTAFGADDNELVLFDDDGRHPLPRASKLEQARMLIAHISKLYQPR, from the coding sequence ATGAACCCTCCCCGCGTCGACCGCCTGCTGCTTGGCATCACCGGCGGCATTGCCGCCTACAAGACCGCCGAACTGGTGCGCCTGCTGGTCGGGCAGGGTAACGAGGTCGACGTCGTGATGACCGAGGCGGCACGCCAGTTCGTCACCCCGGTCACGCTGCAGGCGGTATCAGGCCGGCCCGTCTGGCACGACGCCTGGGATCCGCGTGTGCCGAACAACATGGCCCATATCGAGCTCTCGCGCGACAAGGGGTTGGTGCTGATCGCGCCGGCGTCGGCGGACTTCATCGCGAAGCTCGCCAACGGACTGTGCGATGACCTGCTGTCGACGCTGTGCCTCGCGCGCGACTGCCCGCTTGCCGTCGCCCCGGCGATGAACCGCCAGATGTGGGAGAACCCGGCAACGCGGCGCAACATCGCGCGCCTGCTCGACGACGGCATCGAGATATGGGGCCCGGCCGCGGGCGACCAGGCCTGCGGTGAGATCGGCATGGGCCGCATGCTCGAGCCGGCACAGCTCGCAGAGCGCGTCGTACGGTCGTTCACCACCAAGACGCTGAACGGCCTGCGGGTGCTGGTCACCGCCGGCCCGACATTCGAACGCATCGATGCGGTCAGGGCGATCACAAACCTCAGTTCGGGCAAGATGGGCTACGCCATCGCGCGTGCCGCCTGGGAGGCCGGCGCCGAGGTCACCCTGGTCAGTGGCCCCACCTCGCTCGACGCGCCGCCGGTGGCGCGCTTTGCGCAGGTCTCCAGCGCGCAGGACATGCTCGCCACGGTGAATGCCTTCGTACCCGATGCCGACATCTTCGTGAGCGTCGCCGCGGTCGCCGACTACCATGTCCTCAACCCGAGCGACCAGAAGATCAAGAAGGATGCACATATCCTCACGCTCGAACTCGCGCCGAACCCGGACATCCTCGCCAGCGTGAGCGCCCTCCCCGATCCGCCGTTCTGCGTCGGCTTCGCGGCCGAGAGCGAGAACCTCGACGAATTCGCCGAGGCCAAGCGGCGCCGCAAGAACCTCCCGCTGCTCGCCGCGAACTTCGTGCAGACGGCCTTCGGCGCGGACGACAATGAACTCGTGCTGTTCGACGACGACGGACGCCATCCGCTGCCGCGCGCGTCGAAGCTCGAGCAGGCACGCATGCTGATCGCCCATATCTCGAAGCTCTACCAGCCCCGATGA
- the dut gene encoding dUTP diphosphatase: protein MTAPISRPTVALRILDDRLRSQLPAYATAGSAGLDLRACIAETMVVEPGRTELIPTGIAMHLADTGLAAMVLPRSGLGHKHGIVLGNLVGLIDSDYQGQVFVSLWNRGNAAFTLEPMERIAQLVVVPVVQVAFEVVESFDQSERGAGGFGSTGRG, encoded by the coding sequence ATGACCGCTCCAATCTCCCGTCCCACCGTAGCGCTGCGCATCCTCGACGACCGGTTGCGCAGCCAGCTGCCCGCCTACGCGACTGCCGGCTCGGCCGGCCTCGACCTGCGTGCCTGCATAGCGGAGACGATGGTGGTCGAGCCCGGGCGCACCGAACTCATCCCCACCGGGATCGCGATGCACCTGGCCGACACCGGGCTGGCCGCGATGGTGCTGCCACGGTCCGGCCTCGGGCACAAGCACGGCATCGTGCTGGGCAACCTGGTGGGGCTTATCGACTCCGATTACCAGGGCCAGGTGTTCGTGTCGCTGTGGAATCGCGGCAATGCCGCGTTCACGCTCGAGCCGATGGAGCGCATCGCGCAACTGGTGGTCGTGCCGGTGGTGCAGGTGGCGTTCGAGGTCGTCGAGTCGTTCGACCAGAGCGAACGCGGCGCGGGTGGTTTCGGCAGTACCGGCCGCGGCTGA
- a CDS encoding fumarylacetoacetate hydrolase family protein, with protein MTFCTLAGRDGMTLGVRTGKGILDVAKAAELFRVKAPTTIHQVMEGADCAPLVKLVEKATSDARGKSVLVSEAKAKFGPAVPNPEKIICVGLNYRQHAAETGSAIPPVPLLFNKFNNALTGHRSTVKLPSKVDRQFDYEVELVIVIGKTARDVSEADALKYVFGYANGNDLSARGLQRATSQFMLGKIPDGFAPLGPWVVSADQIKDPNNLAIQTWVNGKIRQDLNTSDMIYDCKTIISYCSRHMTLKPGDIIYTGTPQGVILGYPKDKQKWLKAGDRVKTVVEQLGELEVTLA; from the coding sequence ATGACATTCTGCACGCTGGCCGGCCGCGACGGCATGACCCTGGGCGTGCGCACCGGCAAGGGCATCCTCGACGTGGCGAAGGCGGCGGAACTGTTCCGCGTCAAGGCGCCCACGACGATCCACCAGGTGATGGAGGGTGCCGACTGCGCGCCGCTGGTGAAGCTGGTCGAGAAGGCCACCAGCGACGCGCGTGGCAAGTCGGTGCTGGTCAGCGAGGCGAAGGCGAAGTTCGGCCCGGCTGTGCCCAACCCGGAGAAGATCATCTGCGTCGGCCTGAACTACCGCCAGCACGCAGCCGAAACCGGCAGTGCGATTCCGCCGGTGCCGCTGCTCTTCAACAAGTTCAACAACGCGCTGACCGGCCATCGCTCGACGGTGAAGCTGCCGAGCAAGGTCGACAGGCAGTTCGACTACGAAGTCGAACTGGTGATCGTGATCGGCAAGACCGCACGCGACGTCAGCGAGGCGGATGCACTCAAGTACGTGTTCGGCTACGCCAACGGCAACGACCTGTCGGCGCGCGGCCTGCAGCGAGCGACCAGCCAGTTCATGCTGGGCAAGATCCCTGACGGCTTCGCGCCGCTCGGCCCGTGGGTGGTGAGCGCGGACCAGATCAAGGACCCGAACAACCTCGCGATCCAGACCTGGGTGAACGGCAAGATCCGCCAGGACCTGAACACGTCCGACATGATCTACGACTGCAAGACGATCATCAGCTACTGCTCCAGGCACATGACGCTGAAGCCGGGCGACATCATCTACACCGGCACGCCGCAGGGCGTGATCCTCGGCTACCCGAAGGACAAGCAGAAGTGGCTGAAGGCCGGAGACCGGGTGAAGACGGTCGTCGAACAGCTGGGCGAGCTGGAAGTCACGCTGGCCTGA